One window of Papaver somniferum cultivar HN1 chromosome 9, ASM357369v1, whole genome shotgun sequence genomic DNA carries:
- the LOC113311480 gene encoding uncharacterized protein LOC113311480, producing the protein MDKVQRSFWWGKEEGKGLYFISWPVVSKDKAQGGMGFRDLSSFNKGLLARTAWGLCNEQQQLWSSTMKQCYLPNTNVMHAKKKRNSSWAWQSVHNMMGFIREFSCWVIGDGGTVRIWEDIWLPRRNISPIPIVPTTEAYNFNEIMARVQHYSGAICKIYNQTLETTSHILMEYNFTKAVWFTVPGALHSIQRHDHDVAAWIKSWFTNDMNDLVEDWTVRMANTAWEIWKARCNFTVNAEQAECGGLLQAMIWAQEEGLQHVCFELDAQVVVEAVNGDHHKVAWENQSLVLDIKLMLSSN; encoded by the exons atGGATAAAGTTCAACGATCTTTCTGGTGGGGAAAGGAGGAAGGAAAAGGTTTATATTTCATCTCATGGCCTGTAGTAAGCAAAGACAAAGCTCAAGGTGGCATGGGTTTTCGTGACTTGTCTTCCTTCAACAAAGGTCTCCTAGCACGAACAGCATGGGGACTATGCAACGAACAACAACAACTCTGGTCTTCAACCATGAAACAATGCTACTTGCCAAACACTAATGTTATGCATGCAAAAAAGAAACGTAACTCTTCCTGGGCTTGGCAGAGTGTGCACAATATGATGGGTTTTATACGTGAATTCAGTTGCTGGGTCATTGGAGATGGAGGTACAGTTCGCATTTGGGAGGATATTTGGCTGCCGAGAAGAAACATATCACCAATCCCAATCGTTCCTACAACAGAGGCGTACAACTTCAA TGAGATAATGGCCAGAGTTCAACATTACAGTGGTGCTATCTGCAAAATATACAACCAGACATTGGAGACAACAAGCCATATCCTTATGGAATATAACTTTACAAAAGCTGTTTGGTTCACAGTCCCAGGGGCTCTTCACAGTATTCAAAGACACGATCATGATGTTGCAGCATGGATAAAAAGCTGGTTCACAAACGACATGAATGATCTTGTTGAGGACTGGACAGTTCGAATGGCTAATACAGCCTGGGAAATATGGAAGGCTCGCTGCAACtttact GTGAACGCAGAGCAGGCGGAATGTGGTGGTCTACTTCAGGCTATGATTTGGGCTCAAGAGGAAGGACTGCAACATGTATGTTTCGAACTTGATGCACAAGTCGTAGTTGAAGCTGTCAATGGTGATCATCATAAAGTCGCATGGGAGAACCAATCTTTGGTTTTAGACATCAAACTTATGCTTAGCAGTAATTAA
- the LOC113307797 gene encoding uncharacterized protein LOC113307797, giving the protein MFRSLLCKSGGILRRTTGIINGESSSSTLLAAKYFLFTQQNQNVFVISKSRVTSIFNSFYTTSNNGNSNVTSSDFESDSSHVVSYLISSCGLSQTEAIIASKKIKFKTTTKPDSVLTLLKTYGFTESHISKLITKHPSILLSKPDKTLKPKLDFFRSKGLYEIELANFISTVPGLLMESLNKKIIPSFDKLRSLVQYDESVIKMIPRNSWILRESQVQKVMVNIELLRNQGVPQTNIPNYLIHNPRAFTGEADSFKEIVEKVKGMGFHHLQTTFLKAVVVFTQISEVNWRNKMDVYKRWGWSEDQIQSAFRKNPGCMVTSEKKIMAIMNFLVNEMGYDSSIIAETPVVFNYSLKGRIIPRCSVISILVSRGLIKEKIAISTFTKKADKYFLDNFVIKYEQQVPELMKIFQGQLNYQQLLQN; this is encoded by the coding sequence ATGTTTCGATCTTTGTTGTGTAAATCAGGGGGGATTCTGAGAAGGACGACCGGCATCATCAATGgagaatcttcttcttcaacattatTAGCAGCTAAGTATTTTCTCTTTACACAACAAAATCAAAATGTTTTTGTAATTTCAAAATCTAGGGTTACTTCCATCTTTAATTCCTTCTATACTACTAGTAATAATGGTAATAGCAATGTTACTTCTAGCGATTTTGAGTCTGATTCTTCACATGTGGTTTCTTATCTGATTAGTTCATGTGGATTATCACAAACTGAAGCAATTATTGcttctaaaaaaatcaaattcaaaaccacAACCAAACCAGATTCAGTCTTAACCCTACTTAAGACTTACGGATTTACTGAATCCCACATTTCTAAATTAATCACTAAGCATCCATCCATCCTCTTGTCAAAACCAGATAAAACCCTTAAACCCAAACTTGATTTCTTCAGATCAAAAGGGCTTTATGAAATTGAGCTTGCCAATTTCATCTCAACTGTCCCTGGATTACTGATGGAAagcttaaataaaaaaataattccttcctttgataaaCTTAGGAGCCTTGTTCAGTATGATGAAAGCGTCATTAAAATGATTCCAAGAAATTCTTGGATTCTCAGGGAAAGTCAAGTTCAAAAAGTGATGGTCAACATAGAGCTTTTGAGAAATCAAGGTGTCCCTCAAACTAATATTCCTAACTATCTAATCCACAACCCAAGAGCATTTACTGGAGAGGCGGATAGTTTTAAAGAGATTGTAGAAAAGGTTAAAGGTATGGGTTTCCATCATTTACAAACCACATTTCTTAAAGCTGTAGTTGTATTTACACAAATTAGTGAAGTCAATTGGAGAAATAAGATGGATGTTTACAAGAGATGGGGTTGGTCTGAGGATCAAATTCAATCTGCATTTAGGAAAAATCCCGGTTGTATGGTGACTTCTGAGAAGAAGATTATGGCGATTATGAATTTCCTTGTGAATGAAATGGGTTATGATTCATCAATTATTGCTGAAACCCCGGTAGTATTTAATTATAGTCTGAAGGGGAGGATTATCCCAAGGTGTTCTGTCATTAGCATTTTAGTCTCCAGAGGTCTAATCAAGGAAAAAATTGCTATAAGCACATTCACAAAAAAAGCAGACAAGTATTTTTTGGATAATTTTGTAATAAAGTATGAGCAACAAGTTCCTGAACTCATGAAGATATTCCAAGGTCAGTTGAATTACCAACAGCTGCTTCAGAACTGA
- the LOC113311482 gene encoding uncharacterized protein LOC113311482, giving the protein MARMDTSSRNASASQEIEVDYNYEQPSLRLLQSIKELLCKSREEGREEQRQIPVDHIPIPSQGVLGESLGLSHTTRNGKPTTVNNRFQESGHDDIVGEFNKLSQAGTVLDYQESFEELKALMLAKNRHLTEECFTYSFISGLKEELRMHVLMFSLKSLANVIYLSPMQEALLDLNAKKSKSSNRPLPIYTSNYNTHKNISSPITSPRLPKTFSASSSSSHTSKPPIKRLSYADMKARRDKGLCYNCDEVFSTGHKCVEQQVFMLAAEEDDTHNSLPPKISSLLDTYPKKFKEPTTLPPPRAHDHHIPLKPLASPPNQRPYIVPYVQKEVVENLVKEMLAAGVIQPSHSPFSSLIILVKKKDGSWRFCVDYRKLNDITVKDKYPIPIIEELLDELKGAKVFSKIDLRAGYHQIKVYPADVHKTAFRTHQGHYEFLVMPFGLTNAPACFQALMNDVFKTYLRKFILIFFDDILIYSPDMETHLQHLNTTLSLLQENSLFAKLSKCSLDNHKWSI; this is encoded by the exons ATGGCGCGTATGGATACCAGTAGTAGAAATGCTTCTGCTTCTCAAGAAATAGAA GTGGATTATAACTATGAACAACCATCACTTAGACTTTTACAATCCATCAAAGAACTACTCTGTAAGAGTAGAGAAGAAGGTAGAGAAGAACAAAGACAAATTCCAGTGGATCATATTCCAATACCATCACAAGGAGTCTTAGGAGAAAGTCTAGGCTTAAGTCATACAACAAGAAATG GCAAACCTACTACTGTTAACAACCGATTTCAAGAATCAGGGCATGATGATATTGTAGGAGAATTCAATAAACTTTCTCAGGCGGGAACTGTGTTAGATTATCAAGAATCTTTTGAAGAACTCAAAGCTCTTATGTTAGCAAAGAATCGCCACTTGACTGAAGAATGCTTCACATACAGTTTCATAAGTGGATTGAAGGAAGAATTACGTATGCATgtgttgatgttttctctcaagAGCCTAGCCAATGTTATTTATCTATCTCCAATGCAAGAAGCTCTACTAGATCTGAATGCAAAGAAGAGTAAGAGCTCCAACAGACCTTTACCCATTTATACTTCAAATTACAATACCCACAAGAATATCAGCTCCCCCATAACTAGCCCAAGACTACCAAAAACTTTTTCAGCTAGCTCATCCAGCTCTCACACCTCAAAGCCTCCCATTAAAAGACTGTCTTATGCAGATATGAAAGCTAGAAGAGATAAGGGGCTTTGCTACAACTGTGATGAAGTATTTTCAACTGGCCACAAGTGTGTTGAACAACAAGTTTTTATGTTAGCTGCTGAAGAAGATGATACTCACAATTCA CTTCCTCCAAAAATTTCCAGTTTGCTTGATACTTAcccaaaaaaatttaaagaacCAACCACCTTACCACCTCCAAGAGCTCATGATCATCATATTCCACTCAAACCATTAGCATCACCTCCTAACCAAAGACCATATATAGTTCCTTATGTTCAAAAAGAAGTTGTAGAGAACCTGGTTAAGGAAATGCTTGCTGCAGGAGTCATTCAGCCAAGTCACAGTCCCTTTTCATCTCTAATAATTCTAGTCAAGAAAAAAGATGGAAGCTGGAGGTTTTGTGTAGATTATAGAAAGTTAAATGATATTACTgtcaaagacaaatatccaattCCCATTATAGAGGAACTGTTGGATGAACTGAAGGGAGCTAAGGTGTTTAGTAAAATTGATCTCAGGGCAGGGTATCATCAAATCAAGGTGTATCCAGCTGATGTGCATAAAACTGCTTTTAGGACACATCAAGGACACTATGAGTTCTTGGTAATGCCATTTGGCTTAACCAACGCTCCTGCTTGTTTCCAAGCCCTCATGAATGATGTCTTCAAAACTTATCTCAGGAAATTCATTCTTATATTTTTTGATGACATTCTCATTTATAGCCCTGACATGGAAACCCATCTACAACATCTGAATACCACATTGTCACTCTTACAAGAGAATTCCCTCTTTGCTAAACTTAGCAAGTGCTCTTTGGACAATCATAAGTGGAGTATTTAG